In the genome of Sphaeramia orbicularis chromosome 13, fSphaOr1.1, whole genome shotgun sequence, one region contains:
- the wdr62 gene encoding WD repeat-containing protein 62 isoform X1 → MAETADKKRTGVGGCLRRKSRQSQPRGSSSGRVHLDKVFGITTLSSSGLTSDPNSGLIAYPAGCVVVLLHPLKNKQSHIVNTSRKPFSALAFSPDGKHLVTGESGHMPCVRVWEVGGAQVAEVQSHKYGVSCVAFSTNGCYIVSVGYQHDMTVSVWDWRKGTVIASNKVSSRVSCVSFSQDSSYFVTAGNRHVKFWYLDASKERRQVNSTVPLIGRSGLLGDHKNSVFSGVACGRGPMASSTYCITSSGLLCLFNSSRQLDTWVDLKTTSASCLMVSEDFIFCGCADGVIRVFSPSNLQYVTTLHRPHRLGVDLQTSHMTPARPGAQYPNTLALTFDPLTGHLTCVYNDHSVYVWNTTDMKNMKKMYSALYHSSRVWSLEVYPELLDPSQACLPPSSFLTCSSDNTIRLWHMDTPTAPANLYSNDLLRIVYVGENTQHLQDEGEAAGADGKAGIRVLRISPDGQHLAAGDRCGNLRIFGLQFLDELVKIEAHDSEILCLEFSPMSTGVKLLASASRDRLIHVFDLEKNYSLMQTLNDHSASITAVRFTGESPEVRMVSCGADKSIYVQTAEQTAEGLVFSRSHHVVEKTTLYDMDLDVSRTHTAIACQDRNVRVYSVHSGKLQRCLQGSSTDEGAPLKVHMDPSGTFFATSCSDKSICIFEYETGECVATLFGHSEIVTCMRFSQDCRHLITVSGDSCVFVWRLDCHMTTLMRKRRGLRKPNAAANAISHKHIRRETFITVPSSQLPQMEEEEEEADTRTPGRLGSGVDHQVLQSNGKLPMWLRKLQEQGEASSAVQSDAEPRQVRGRWAEQMKPLIICSSYSPSPTKSHEEEEEEEEEQRKEGGDEDFHPQSLESLLGDEEEEEEEGVQEDQVDQVDPAPGGSGTRYSLYNSSTSDRKFNVQGCLEVRGQGAEPVWSSERSVDSEGSAGSLAQHQDGDSDSQGSSVDSLVLGLDDDDDTNSLKNYFDTLSCSLTDERFDTDLRTLQPPDEKQFLNPRLSISTRFLSRFQDRHRVWPSRAPPPVSVPTRILEESGIIDASVNAEPSVTVPTESTQKPHGKDVSTRTHSDLQGTPQLRYPGTTASSSIMENRGALSPDIHSTRPGPCVDQSSLQVLAPPTELMSPGGGNEDTLIVSPTPSLTPTAPPTVCDLIPCPTSSQQDRSGSGEPTQADPVSDLSLEDDESTSAPPTSSSCSPMSDRLHLHPGDVDEMVSDQEVQVQQIANDLRQTTRRAVDLYRQLCGSGSGPGPRSSSVLLEAFVAVRSDLGAVLQEKGAVLQEEGVGDARPLDNGMTSLLEKYSELLLQMTQNKVNLLRTEAQKGPN, encoded by the exons ATGGCGGAGACGGCGGACAAGAAGAGGACGGGTGTGGGCGGCTGTCTGCGGAGGAAGAGCCGACAGAGCCAGCCGAGGGGGAGCTCCAGCGGCCGG gtgcatcTGGACAAAGTCTTTGGCATCACCACCCTCAGCAGCAGcggtctgacctctgaccccaactCGGGGCTCATCGCCTACCCTGCTGG GTGTGTCGTGGTGCTGCTTCATCCTCTGAAGAACAAACAGAGTCACATCGTCAACACGTCCAG GAAACCTTTCAGCGCTCTGGCCTTCTCACCTGATGGAAAACACCTGGTGACTGGAGAG AGCGGTCACATGCCCTGTGTGCGAGTGTgggaagtgggcggagctcaggtgGCTGAGGTTCAGAGTCATAAATATGGCGTTTCCTGTGTGGCGTTCTCCACTAACGGCTGCTACATTGTATCCGTGGGATACCAGCACGACATGACCGTCAGCGTGTGGGACTGGAGG AAGGGGACGGTCATCGCCTCCAACAAAGTGTCCAGCAGAGTCTCCTGCGTCTCCTTCTCTCAGGACAGCAGCTACTTCGTCACCGCTGGCAACAGACACGTCAAGTTCTGGTACCTGGACGCCTCCAAAGAGCGACGG CAGGTGAACAGCACAGTTCCTCTGATTGGTCGCTCTGGATTGCTAGGCGACCATAAAAATAGTGTCTTCAGTGGAGTGGCGTGTGGGCGTGGCCCCATGGCATCCAGTACATACTGCATCACAAGCTCTGGTTTGTTATGTCTGTTCAACAGCAGTCGACAGCTGGACACGTGGGTCGACCTGAAG ACGACGTCTGCGAGCTGTCTGATGGTCAGCGAGGactttattttttgtggttgtgCTGATGGAGTCATCAGGGTTTTCAGTCCCTCCAACCTGCAGTACGTCACCACCCTGCACCGACCGCACCGCTTGGGGGTGGACCTGCAGACCAG TCACATGACCCCCGCCAGACCAGGTGCTCAGTACCCCAACACTTtggccctgacctttgaccccctcaCTGGTCACCTGACCTGTGTGTACAACGaccacagtgtgtatgtgtggaacACAACAGACATGAAGAACATGAAGAAGATGTACTCTGCTCTGTACCACAGCAGCCGCGTGTGGAGTCTGGAG GTTTATCCAGAGCTGTTGGATCCGTCCCAGGCCTGTCTGCCTCCATCGTCCTTCCTCACATGTTCATCTGATAACACCATCCGACTGTGGCACATGGACACGCCCACTGCCCCCGCTAACCTGTATAGCAAC GACCTGCTGAGGATCGTGTATGTTGGGGAGAACACACAGCACCTGCAGGATGAGGGGGAGGcagcaggggctgatgggaaggcGGGCATCAGGGTGTTGAGGATCAGCCCTGATGGACAACATCTGGCAGCAGGAGACCGCTGTGGAAACCTACG tatcttCGGTCTGCAGTTTCTGGATGAGCTGGTGAAGATTGAAGCTCATGACTCGGAGATTTTGTGTCTGGAATTCTCCCCCATGTCCACAG GTGTGAAGCTCTTGGCGTCGGCGAGCAGAGACCGACTGATCCACGTGTTTGACCTGGAGAAGAATTACAGTCTGATGCAAACACTCAATGACCACTCAGCCTCCATCACTGCAGTCAGGTTCACAG GGGAGAGTCCAGAGGTCCGGATGGTCAGTTGCGGAGCCGATAAGAGCATCTATGTCCAGACGGCAGAGCAG ACAGCAGAGGGTCTGGTGTTCTCCAGGAGTCACCACGTGGTGGAGAAGACGACGCTGTATGACATGGACCTGGACGTCTCCAGGACGCACACCGCCATCGCCTGTCAGGACCGAAACGTCAG agttTACAGCGTTCACAGTGGGAAGCTCCAGCGGTGTCTGCAAGGTTCATCCACTGATGAAGGTGCCCCACTGAAG GTTCACATGGATCCATCTGGGACCTTCTTTGCCACCAGCTGCTCTGATAAATCCATCTGCATCTTCGAGTACGAGACTGGAGAGTGTGTGGCCACGCTGTTTGGACATTCAG AGATCGTCACCTGTATGAGGTTCAGCCAGGACTGCAGACACCTCATCACCGTGTCAGGAGACAG ctgtgtgtttgtgtggcggTTGGACTGTCACATGACCACTCTCATGAGGAAGAGGCGGGGCCTGAGGAAGCCGAACGCTGCAGCCAACGCCATCAGCCACAAACACATCAG GAGGGAGACCTTCATCACTGTCCCGTCATCTCAGTTGcctcagatggaggaggaggaggaggaggctgatACCAGGACGCCGGGCAGACTGGGCTCAGGCGTTG ACCATCAGGTGCTCCAGTCTAACGGGAAACTGCCCATGTGGTTGAGAAAACTG CAGGAGCAGGGTGAGGCCTCGTCTGCCGTCCAATCAGACGCTGAGCCTCGTCAGGTGCGCGGTCGGTGGGCAGAGCAGATGAAGCCGTTGATCATCTGCTCCAGCTACTCCCCAAGTCCCACCAAGAGccacgaagaagaggaggaggaagaagaggagcagaggaaggagggaggagatgAAGACTTCCACCCTCAGAGTCTGGAGAGTCTCCTaggagacgaggaggaggaggaggaggag GGGGTTCAGGAGGATCAGGTGGACCAGGTGGATCCAGCTCCTGGTGGATCTGGGACCAGATACAGTCTGTACAACAGTAGCACCAGCGACAG GAAGTTCAACGTTCAGGGTTgtctggaggtcagaggtcagggggcGGAGCCAGTGTGGAGCTCTGAGCGGAGCGTGGACTCTGAAGGATCAGCTGGAAGTCTGGCTCAGCATCAGGACGGGG ACTCAGACTCTCAGGGCAGTTCTGTGGAcagtctggttctgggtctggacGACGACGATGACACAAACTCTCTGAAGAACTACTTCGACACTCTGTCCTGCAGCCTGACTGACg AGAGGTTTGACACCGACCTGCGGACTCTTCAACCTCCGGACGAGAAACAGTTCCTGAACCCCAGACTCAGCATCTCCACACGCTTCCTGTCGCGCTTCCAGGACCGCCACCG GGTGTGGCCAAGCCGAGCTCCACCCCCTGTATCTGTCCCGACCAGGATTTTAGAAGAGAGTGGCATTATCGACGCATCG GTGAACGCAGAACCGAGTGTCACCGTCCCCACAGAGTCGACTCAAAAACCACATGGCAAAG ATGTCTCCACCAGGACTCACAGTGACCTACAGGGGACGCCACAGCTCAGGTACCCAGGAACCACAGCCAGCTCCAGCATCATGGAGAACCGGGGTGCCTTGAGTCCAGACATCCACAGCACCAGACCTGGACCCTGTGTAGACCAGAGCAG CCTGCAGGtgttggctccgcccactgagctGATGTCACCGGGTGGAGGAAATGAGGACACCCTGATCGTAAGCCCCACCCCCTCACTCACTCCCACAGCCCCACCCACTGTGTGTGACCTCATCCCCTGCCCCACCTCCAGTCAGCAGGACCGGTCAGGATCAGGAGAACCAACCCAGGCTGACCCAG TGTCTGACCTGTCATTAGAAGATGATGAGTCCACGTCTGCCccgcccacctcctcctcctgctcaccTATGTCTGATAGACTCCACCTACATCCAGGTGACGTTGATGAGATGGTGAGCGACCAGGAGGTCCAGGTTCAGCAGATCGCCAACGATCTGAGGCAGACGACCAGACGAGCCGTGGACCTGTACCGACAG ctctgtggttctggttctggtcctggtcctcggtCCTCCTCCGTCCTTCTGGAAGCCTTCGTAGCTGTTCGGTCTGACCTGGGGGCGGTACTTCAGGAGAAGGGGGCGGTGCTTCAGGAGGAGGGGGTGGGAGACGCCCGTCCTCTGGATAACGGGATGACGTCTCTGCTGGAGAAGTACTCGGAGCTGCTGCTGCAGATGACCCAGAACAAAGTGAACCTGCTGCGTACGGAGGCTCAGAAGGGTCCAAACTGA
- the wdr62 gene encoding WD repeat-containing protein 62 isoform X2, with amino-acid sequence MAETADKKRTGVGGCLRRKSRQSQPRGSSSGRVHLDKVFGITTLSSSGLTSDPNSGLIAYPAGCVVVLLHPLKNKQSHIVNTSRKPFSALAFSPDGKHLVTGESGHMPCVRVWEVGGAQVAEVQSHKYGVSCVAFSTNGCYIVSVGYQHDMTVSVWDWRKGTVIASNKVSSRVSCVSFSQDSSYFVTAGNRHVKFWYLDASKERRVNSTVPLIGRSGLLGDHKNSVFSGVACGRGPMASSTYCITSSGLLCLFNSSRQLDTWVDLKTTSASCLMVSEDFIFCGCADGVIRVFSPSNLQYVTTLHRPHRLGVDLQTSHMTPARPGAQYPNTLALTFDPLTGHLTCVYNDHSVYVWNTTDMKNMKKMYSALYHSSRVWSLEVYPELLDPSQACLPPSSFLTCSSDNTIRLWHMDTPTAPANLYSNDLLRIVYVGENTQHLQDEGEAAGADGKAGIRVLRISPDGQHLAAGDRCGNLRIFGLQFLDELVKIEAHDSEILCLEFSPMSTGVKLLASASRDRLIHVFDLEKNYSLMQTLNDHSASITAVRFTGESPEVRMVSCGADKSIYVQTAEQTAEGLVFSRSHHVVEKTTLYDMDLDVSRTHTAIACQDRNVRVYSVHSGKLQRCLQGSSTDEGAPLKVHMDPSGTFFATSCSDKSICIFEYETGECVATLFGHSEIVTCMRFSQDCRHLITVSGDSCVFVWRLDCHMTTLMRKRRGLRKPNAAANAISHKHIRRETFITVPSSQLPQMEEEEEEADTRTPGRLGSGVDHQVLQSNGKLPMWLRKLQEQGEASSAVQSDAEPRQVRGRWAEQMKPLIICSSYSPSPTKSHEEEEEEEEEQRKEGGDEDFHPQSLESLLGDEEEEEEEGVQEDQVDQVDPAPGGSGTRYSLYNSSTSDRKFNVQGCLEVRGQGAEPVWSSERSVDSEGSAGSLAQHQDGDSDSQGSSVDSLVLGLDDDDDTNSLKNYFDTLSCSLTDERFDTDLRTLQPPDEKQFLNPRLSISTRFLSRFQDRHRVWPSRAPPPVSVPTRILEESGIIDASVNAEPSVTVPTESTQKPHGKDVSTRTHSDLQGTPQLRYPGTTASSSIMENRGALSPDIHSTRPGPCVDQSSLQVLAPPTELMSPGGGNEDTLIVSPTPSLTPTAPPTVCDLIPCPTSSQQDRSGSGEPTQADPVSDLSLEDDESTSAPPTSSSCSPMSDRLHLHPGDVDEMVSDQEVQVQQIANDLRQTTRRAVDLYRQLCGSGSGPGPRSSSVLLEAFVAVRSDLGAVLQEKGAVLQEEGVGDARPLDNGMTSLLEKYSELLLQMTQNKVNLLRTEAQKGPN; translated from the exons ATGGCGGAGACGGCGGACAAGAAGAGGACGGGTGTGGGCGGCTGTCTGCGGAGGAAGAGCCGACAGAGCCAGCCGAGGGGGAGCTCCAGCGGCCGG gtgcatcTGGACAAAGTCTTTGGCATCACCACCCTCAGCAGCAGcggtctgacctctgaccccaactCGGGGCTCATCGCCTACCCTGCTGG GTGTGTCGTGGTGCTGCTTCATCCTCTGAAGAACAAACAGAGTCACATCGTCAACACGTCCAG GAAACCTTTCAGCGCTCTGGCCTTCTCACCTGATGGAAAACACCTGGTGACTGGAGAG AGCGGTCACATGCCCTGTGTGCGAGTGTgggaagtgggcggagctcaggtgGCTGAGGTTCAGAGTCATAAATATGGCGTTTCCTGTGTGGCGTTCTCCACTAACGGCTGCTACATTGTATCCGTGGGATACCAGCACGACATGACCGTCAGCGTGTGGGACTGGAGG AAGGGGACGGTCATCGCCTCCAACAAAGTGTCCAGCAGAGTCTCCTGCGTCTCCTTCTCTCAGGACAGCAGCTACTTCGTCACCGCTGGCAACAGACACGTCAAGTTCTGGTACCTGGACGCCTCCAAAGAGCGACGG GTGAACAGCACAGTTCCTCTGATTGGTCGCTCTGGATTGCTAGGCGACCATAAAAATAGTGTCTTCAGTGGAGTGGCGTGTGGGCGTGGCCCCATGGCATCCAGTACATACTGCATCACAAGCTCTGGTTTGTTATGTCTGTTCAACAGCAGTCGACAGCTGGACACGTGGGTCGACCTGAAG ACGACGTCTGCGAGCTGTCTGATGGTCAGCGAGGactttattttttgtggttgtgCTGATGGAGTCATCAGGGTTTTCAGTCCCTCCAACCTGCAGTACGTCACCACCCTGCACCGACCGCACCGCTTGGGGGTGGACCTGCAGACCAG TCACATGACCCCCGCCAGACCAGGTGCTCAGTACCCCAACACTTtggccctgacctttgaccccctcaCTGGTCACCTGACCTGTGTGTACAACGaccacagtgtgtatgtgtggaacACAACAGACATGAAGAACATGAAGAAGATGTACTCTGCTCTGTACCACAGCAGCCGCGTGTGGAGTCTGGAG GTTTATCCAGAGCTGTTGGATCCGTCCCAGGCCTGTCTGCCTCCATCGTCCTTCCTCACATGTTCATCTGATAACACCATCCGACTGTGGCACATGGACACGCCCACTGCCCCCGCTAACCTGTATAGCAAC GACCTGCTGAGGATCGTGTATGTTGGGGAGAACACACAGCACCTGCAGGATGAGGGGGAGGcagcaggggctgatgggaaggcGGGCATCAGGGTGTTGAGGATCAGCCCTGATGGACAACATCTGGCAGCAGGAGACCGCTGTGGAAACCTACG tatcttCGGTCTGCAGTTTCTGGATGAGCTGGTGAAGATTGAAGCTCATGACTCGGAGATTTTGTGTCTGGAATTCTCCCCCATGTCCACAG GTGTGAAGCTCTTGGCGTCGGCGAGCAGAGACCGACTGATCCACGTGTTTGACCTGGAGAAGAATTACAGTCTGATGCAAACACTCAATGACCACTCAGCCTCCATCACTGCAGTCAGGTTCACAG GGGAGAGTCCAGAGGTCCGGATGGTCAGTTGCGGAGCCGATAAGAGCATCTATGTCCAGACGGCAGAGCAG ACAGCAGAGGGTCTGGTGTTCTCCAGGAGTCACCACGTGGTGGAGAAGACGACGCTGTATGACATGGACCTGGACGTCTCCAGGACGCACACCGCCATCGCCTGTCAGGACCGAAACGTCAG agttTACAGCGTTCACAGTGGGAAGCTCCAGCGGTGTCTGCAAGGTTCATCCACTGATGAAGGTGCCCCACTGAAG GTTCACATGGATCCATCTGGGACCTTCTTTGCCACCAGCTGCTCTGATAAATCCATCTGCATCTTCGAGTACGAGACTGGAGAGTGTGTGGCCACGCTGTTTGGACATTCAG AGATCGTCACCTGTATGAGGTTCAGCCAGGACTGCAGACACCTCATCACCGTGTCAGGAGACAG ctgtgtgtttgtgtggcggTTGGACTGTCACATGACCACTCTCATGAGGAAGAGGCGGGGCCTGAGGAAGCCGAACGCTGCAGCCAACGCCATCAGCCACAAACACATCAG GAGGGAGACCTTCATCACTGTCCCGTCATCTCAGTTGcctcagatggaggaggaggaggaggaggctgatACCAGGACGCCGGGCAGACTGGGCTCAGGCGTTG ACCATCAGGTGCTCCAGTCTAACGGGAAACTGCCCATGTGGTTGAGAAAACTG CAGGAGCAGGGTGAGGCCTCGTCTGCCGTCCAATCAGACGCTGAGCCTCGTCAGGTGCGCGGTCGGTGGGCAGAGCAGATGAAGCCGTTGATCATCTGCTCCAGCTACTCCCCAAGTCCCACCAAGAGccacgaagaagaggaggaggaagaagaggagcagaggaaggagggaggagatgAAGACTTCCACCCTCAGAGTCTGGAGAGTCTCCTaggagacgaggaggaggaggaggaggag GGGGTTCAGGAGGATCAGGTGGACCAGGTGGATCCAGCTCCTGGTGGATCTGGGACCAGATACAGTCTGTACAACAGTAGCACCAGCGACAG GAAGTTCAACGTTCAGGGTTgtctggaggtcagaggtcagggggcGGAGCCAGTGTGGAGCTCTGAGCGGAGCGTGGACTCTGAAGGATCAGCTGGAAGTCTGGCTCAGCATCAGGACGGGG ACTCAGACTCTCAGGGCAGTTCTGTGGAcagtctggttctgggtctggacGACGACGATGACACAAACTCTCTGAAGAACTACTTCGACACTCTGTCCTGCAGCCTGACTGACg AGAGGTTTGACACCGACCTGCGGACTCTTCAACCTCCGGACGAGAAACAGTTCCTGAACCCCAGACTCAGCATCTCCACACGCTTCCTGTCGCGCTTCCAGGACCGCCACCG GGTGTGGCCAAGCCGAGCTCCACCCCCTGTATCTGTCCCGACCAGGATTTTAGAAGAGAGTGGCATTATCGACGCATCG GTGAACGCAGAACCGAGTGTCACCGTCCCCACAGAGTCGACTCAAAAACCACATGGCAAAG ATGTCTCCACCAGGACTCACAGTGACCTACAGGGGACGCCACAGCTCAGGTACCCAGGAACCACAGCCAGCTCCAGCATCATGGAGAACCGGGGTGCCTTGAGTCCAGACATCCACAGCACCAGACCTGGACCCTGTGTAGACCAGAGCAG CCTGCAGGtgttggctccgcccactgagctGATGTCACCGGGTGGAGGAAATGAGGACACCCTGATCGTAAGCCCCACCCCCTCACTCACTCCCACAGCCCCACCCACTGTGTGTGACCTCATCCCCTGCCCCACCTCCAGTCAGCAGGACCGGTCAGGATCAGGAGAACCAACCCAGGCTGACCCAG TGTCTGACCTGTCATTAGAAGATGATGAGTCCACGTCTGCCccgcccacctcctcctcctgctcaccTATGTCTGATAGACTCCACCTACATCCAGGTGACGTTGATGAGATGGTGAGCGACCAGGAGGTCCAGGTTCAGCAGATCGCCAACGATCTGAGGCAGACGACCAGACGAGCCGTGGACCTGTACCGACAG ctctgtggttctggttctggtcctggtcctcggtCCTCCTCCGTCCTTCTGGAAGCCTTCGTAGCTGTTCGGTCTGACCTGGGGGCGGTACTTCAGGAGAAGGGGGCGGTGCTTCAGGAGGAGGGGGTGGGAGACGCCCGTCCTCTGGATAACGGGATGACGTCTCTGCTGGAGAAGTACTCGGAGCTGCTGCTGCAGATGACCCAGAACAAAGTGAACCTGCTGCGTACGGAGGCTCAGAAGGGTCCAAACTGA
- the rffl gene encoding E3 ubiquitin-protein ligase rififylin — protein sequence MWASCCTWCMDSADVDESNSADQHHRSYTNSAFNNQPSPTAPEHICKACGGRFDTPAKKHVCVDCKKNYCSRCSAQLEPRPRLCHTCQRFYGNLLERAELMKLKVKELRDYLHLHEVSTHLCREKEELVDLVLSQQSSPSGGSAPYTPTSEPPDITPEPEPDPTPTPVPDPPTVQPEAPTPPTEPEPVEPEPPEPDPQDEDQTSDPEEVPIPGRRASLSDLSCLEDIEDLSVRQLKEILARNFVNYKGCCEKWELMERVRRLYQDQQNLAASTVNASEAGGNSAGLEENLCRICMDCPIDCVLLECGHMITCTKCGKRMNECPICRQYVVRAVHVFRS from the exons ATGTGGGCTTCCTGTTGTACCTGGTGCATGGACTCGGCTGATGTGGATGAGTCGAACTCTGCTGATCAACACCATCGCTCCTACACCAATTCAGCATTCAACAACCAGCCTTCACCGACTGCCCCTGAACACATCTGTAAGGCCTGCGGAGGTCGTTTTGACACACCTGCCAAGAAG cATGTCTGTGTCGACTGTAAGAAGAACTACTGCAGCCGATGCTCCGCCCAGCTGGAACCCCGCCCCCGCCTCTGTCACACCTGTCAGCGTTTCTATGGTAACCTGCTGGAGAGGGCGGAGCTGATGAAGCTGAAGGTGAAGGAACTGAGGGACTACCTGCACCTGCATGAGGTCTCCACCCACCTGTGCAGAGAGAAG GAGGAGCTGGTGGACCTGGTCCTGAGTCAGCAGTCCTCACCTTCCGGTGGCTCCGCCCCTTACACCCCGACCTCTGAGCCACCTGACATCActcctgaacctgaacctgatccCACCCCAACCCCAGTACCTGACCCCCCTACTGTGCAGCCTGAAGCCCCAACCCCGCCCACAGAACCTGAGCCTGTAGAGCCAGAGCCCCCAGAACCAGACCCTCAGGATGAAGACCAG ACCTCGGACCCGGAGGAGGTTCCGATTCCGGGCCGCCGGGCGTCCCTGTCGGACCTGAGCTGCCTGGAGGACATTGAGGACCTGAGCGTCCGCCAGCTGAAGGAGATCCTGGCCCGGAACTTCGTCAACTACAAAGGCTGCTGTGAGAagtgggagctgatggagagggTGAGGAGGTTGtaccaggaccagcagaacctGG CTGCTTCGACTGTGAATGCCTCAG AGGCCGGCGGTAACTCTGCAGGTCTGGAGGAGAACCTGTGCAGGATCTGTATGGACTGTCCCATCGACTGCGTCCTGCTGGagtgtggtcacatgatcacctGCACTAAGTGTGGCAAGAGGATGAACGAGTGTCCCATCTGCCGGCAGTACGTCGTCAGGGCCGTACACGTGTTCAGGTCCTGA